In Malus sylvestris chromosome 2, drMalSylv7.2, whole genome shotgun sequence, the genomic stretch TTGGAACCAATTAGACCTAGCATTTTGGACTCGACCCGTTAACCCGATCCGACCTGAtccgttaatattagtatttaggtggatacttaacgggttgggtcgctAATGAGTGAACCTGTTAACAACCTGTTAAATAACatgtcactttgggtcaacctgTTAAACCCATTAGCATCCGTTagttgatgatattttagtaatttcagtaaagtcttaacaacaaaaaataaactctatgcaaaaaaataataataataattgttaacaggtgaaacgggtgacctgttagcttaacaggtcgggttcgggtgacccgttagcttaatgGGTCAAGTTCGGATGACCTGATAACTTAACGAGTCGGATTGAACCCGACTCAAACCCGATAAACCcaacccgtttacaggtctagaaCCAATTGCACGACATCCCACCTTTAATTGGCATTAAAACCAGAACTACTAGTTTGTTAGCTCTTCCTACTTCAAGGCTCACAGACGAATCCCGCGGCGGCCTCACCAATATCCCGGTGAAGGCCTCGCGATGCACGGGAGGAAGAGCAGAGCAACCCACTGTTTGGTGTAGAGATTGCAGATGTAGTAGTTAGCTGGAAATTCCGTGTATTTGCAGCAACAAACTAAGTCATCAGACGTCCCAACCACATGCGGTCTAAGGTCACCGTCTTCAAAACAAGGGATGAGACTCAAAGAAAAATCTCTTTTCCCAAACACTGGGTCACTGGACGTCGAATACACCAAGGTGGCTCTTGAAAAATTACGGTCAAGCTGAAAGATTTACTGATGGCCATGAGCTTTACGAGTCGAGCACACCATTGAAAAGACCACAATTGTCTCACTAGTTACAAGGCGTACTCTCTTTACAAGTCCATGTCTGCAGCTGGTAACTAAGCCTGCAAAATTTTTTGAAACCTAATTTGCAGACACACACATAACTGCTAGTAAGATTTAACACTGACCTTCCCAAACTGCCAAAACCCACTTGTAAAACATGTTACATACTAAACCACTTGTCGAAACACCTTCATAAATCTGACCCAAACAAGGTAAAGCTTACGGAAAACGCGAGGACCTGGTAACACACTAGGCTGATGGTCGAAAAACAAAGAGGGATTCGAGACAATCGATAAATCGAAGATATATATAGTTTATATGCCCTTGACCTCACGATCACAATACATTCGCTCAAAACGAACAGATAGAAAACCTTTTACACTAGATTTAcaaacattattaaaaaaattaaaaaaaacgtaTAGCTGATAAATATACACCGTACACAGCTTAATTAAATAGGGCAAACCATGCTGTGTGAAGAAACGAATAGAGAAGCCATATTCCACTGGCCAGAAGACTCACCAAAAGAATGAATGTTTGCAAGCCCGGTCTCTACCTTTTATCTTACCAAGGATGACTTCTAATACAATCTATATTGAAAGTAGCGGCTGTCTCTCCAGGACCAAACAATGATCAATCTGTCCAACAGCATCTCGGAATCTCATTCACTAGCCATGTAAAAGCATTTGCTTAACGTGGTTAGTCGTGGAATCAAGATTTTGGTAGTTTCCACGATCTGAAAATTATACTACCCATCCACATCCAAAAATTCATCATACATTCTACTGCTTGCACTCTCTAATAGAGCTTTTGCATTGACTTCTCTGCCAAATCTCCAGACATAATTCAACCCGACAAGCAGCTCTGTAATTGTTGCTTCGATCTTTTGCTGATTTGCAAAGTAAAGGGTTTGTACCAGAAGCACATGTGTCCTGGAAACCAAGCTTTGCTGTTCAAAGCTCCTTTCGGATTGCCATCTAATCATATTATGAGCAAGAGGTGCCAACCACTCTAATATTCCTGCCATTGCCTCGTTCCACTCTCCCGCAAGAACTGTATCATAAACTGATGAACTCAAGCTCTTACTGTAAGGCTTTAACCTGGCCCGCAATGTAGCTCTGACGTTTGCAGGCAACATATTGTACAGGTCATCTCTTGCATCAAGACCAATCAAGTGAGGAGATGCAACTAACTTCTCAATAACGATAATAACATTTGCATAGTGCAGTGCTAAGGCAGCAGCACCAAGGGTTTCGGGTGGAGCATCCAACAACCTGCCCTTGGAACTGAAGATTGATGGACCAGGATGAAATTTGTTGCCAGAGGTTAGAACGTTGCCACTGGTATCTCTGGCAACATTGAGAATTGATGAACGAACACCATCTGAATTCAAGTAGCAATTGGCAACAGGTGAACTGTTTGCGGTTATCATACATCCTTTGAAAGGTCCAACTTGAGTCAACCTATTCGACTTTGTATGCGGTTTCTTCTCATGATTAGGGAGTGAATGATCATGAGACTTCCACAACTTCCTAACGGCTCGATTTGTTGCAGCAATTGGGCCTGATTTTGTTGTTGACCTCCCAAGAGGGCCCGAGTAAAAGTTGACATCTCTATTCTTTCCTGAAATAGGACCGGACTTTGCAATCGAGCCACCAAGTGGACCGGAAAAGAAATTATTGGTTTTCTTTGTTTCCGGTGTTGGCCCTGATATATTACTAAACCTCCCAAGGGGCCCTGAAGCAAATCTTGGAAGACCATTCTCAGATGGACGCGCTGAAGATTGCATTAGTGCAGAAACTGAATTGCTACGATTGATGTGATCagaattaataattccagaatcTTTGGTAGCACCAGCGTCTGCCATTTGTTGAATTCCAAAGACATGCTTGATCCTACTGAACATCGTGAAGAGTGCTCTTGCCAAAAGGATGACTATGTAATCATAAGTCCTGTTCCACAGAGATACGtctttcaaatttttcacttcCTGCCGCTTCCACACTACCTTCTTCTGAAACTCAATTAAATTTAACCCATCTAAATCATCGGTTCCTTTCATTCTCCTCAAAGTTTGTTCAAGCTCAGTAAGCACTTCCATTTCTTCATACAAATTTGCATTTGCTGAAATGAACTTCTCCATCTTCTTAGCTTTACTTTCCATTCGCTTAAAAGAAAATTCCCATCCATAAGGGTCAACACCATGATTTATCCAATCAGTAAACGCATTCTCGAAACTCTTCAAAGCAGGATCGGTACAATTCTTCGCAAGCCTAGCCACAGATTTTGCCACATGGACCATATTTTCAATCAATTCAGCGCATATTAACCCCACAATGAAATCGTCATCCTCTGACACAAGCTTTTTTATGCCCACTGAATTTGTGATTTCTTCACTAAGCCTAGCAACCTGTTTGTCACTCAGAAATTGCCATAGATGGACCAGCTTAGACATCAAGCTTGCGACTTCAAAGGCCAAAACTCCAATCACTGCATTCTCAGAAGCAGCCTCATGCTTCTTTTTAGTCTTCCACAGAGTTCGAAACCATGATTCTGCAACCATTCTTCCACCCAGAAAAAGATTTTGATATATGATCTCTAAGCCGAACCCAGAATCATGTTTCTTGACCctgtataaaataacaaaactacGATCAACTACATAAACTAATAAAATACATATACTGGATTTCATAACATAAACTTGAATAAACAACCGAACAACTTCCTACCAATTTTAATTTGCTTTTGCTCAAGGGTTTCAATTTTTCGAAAGCAACAAAACGCTAGGATATCAAGAATTCCATACATCCAAGATTCAGAACAagtcaaatgaaaaaaaaaaagaaaggaggaGATAAAATTACTCCACTCAGCAACAGCAAAACCGGTTCGATCAGTATTCATAATAGTAAAATCAGCTTAGCTGATGCATGAATGGCAAACCCAAAGACTCTCTCAACTACTAATCTCAGAATTATTCACATAAACTTCTACTAATCTCAGAATTATTcacataaaaattatataaaaaaccaaaacaaaataaatattttagcaaaaAATTCAGAAGAATATACCCTAACACTGCCTGCAAATCACAGAAAACCTAAAACCCAATACACCAATCAGTACAAAATTTCAAGATCCATTTATCAAAAACTCACAAAATTTCATTGCAATAGTAACAAGATTATTATTGCTATTTCTACTTGCATAAAtataaaattcaaacaataaaaaattaaagccAAATTTGCTGATTTATGTATAACAGCCTTGTATATAGTTCTGCAAATTCACACTCACTACaaagtaaattaaaacaattGCGTCTTCCAAATTCTGtgctcaaaatttcaaataaattaaaacaagaaaaacaaaagtatgATCAAATGCAACaaatcaaaattaaacaaaaaaaatatacatgtaATAAAACTCACCGACCAAATGAAGACGAACGACTAGCCAACGAATCTTTtaatccaaaaattaaaaattacatCTGAGAGAGAggaagttagagagagaaagagaggaagttagagaaagagaggaagttagagagagaaagagaggaagtgGCAGGGAAGCTGCAGTGGGAAGAAGTTGAGCCGCAACCCacatggatgatggaatggaaGAGAAGCAGAAGATGTAGGACGAGCCAAAACGAGTGATATTTAAGATACATTACTAACTTTCTGCCTAATTTGCATTTCCTACCCCTCTATTCTCAAATGTTTAGACCTACCTACCCATAATTTCTCATATCTTGTTAAATTTGTCCCTTAACTTTTACAAAATATACTTTGAgccaaaagtatttcatattttATTCATTCTATTCTTTTCAGTCTTTATTATAGGTTGTGTTTGGTTATCCTAGAATGCAAATGTGGAATTGACAAACCGATTCTCATTCCAATGGAGAtagttttttttcttgattCCCAAGtatcaacaacaataacaatgaAACTTTGTTCTACTAAATGGGGttggttgtatgaattctaGAATTGCACTCGATTTTGCACAAAGTCTTCTGTTAGTTCCAAGTACTCCATGTCATTTCTTAAAAtctctttccaagtcttcctaggtctttctCTACCCCTTTACCCTAAGCCTCTATCTCATGCGATTTCTCTAACCGGAGCATCTGTAGGTCTTCAGTTCACATGTTCAAATAGAGTGGctgcaattgaagataagatgaaaAAAAATCGATTAAGATGGTTTGTATATATGAACTAAAGACCTACAAATGCAATACTCGTCAATTATCTTGGCTTTTCTAATTTATCCATGACATAatttcaaactttcatccaacGATCCTAAACATTGTGAAGTTAAAAGGTGTTACAAAATTATGGAACTAATGTTATTGTTTTACTAGATGAATATTTTCTTTCTAGCAGTATCTTGGTGAGATGACTTGAGAGTGAAGGCTTAGTGGGTGACGTACGATTGACTTTATGGGGTTCGATACTTTAAACTTCAAGAAGAGATGTTACACGTACCAATTAGATTGAGGTCACATAATTTTAAGGGCTAGTCTAAGGGGTGTAGCATTTAAAATGATTAAGTTAGTGGCAAGGGTAGTTAGCCATGGAACTCGTCATGTGAGGCTAGTCTATGAATTTTAAgtcaatttcttcaaaatacaagtgaaaatatttttttatttattttttttattagcacacCCACATCACATAATATTCAATACGCCCACTTGCTTTCTGTTGTGCAGGTTACACGGATTTGTGCCTCCACCATCCACGACGGCGCACAAATTGCAAGCTTTGGAGATCATTTTCTCAAATCCTCAAGGAGCGAAAGGAGAAACAAAGAAGCAAACATCTACGGAGAGAAGATTAAACATGAAGAAGCATCCAAGGAGCTTGAAGTGAACTTGAGGCCCTCAATTTGAGTGATAACCTTGTAAACACAAGGACGAGCTTCAGGGGTTTGAAAgctcaatctctcttctctttaaTTGGTAATGACTCTTGGTTCACAACACTATGCCTTGAATATCATGGGAATAAGAATCATTTTTTAGTTCATGCCATCTTTAATAGTTAATTTTATGCATGCTATGCTCAAATGTTCTTAGTTAGACATAATTTTTCCTCCATGACATGCATGTCCTATGTAATTCCctaaaatttatattaaaaaacgaATGCTAAAACTCTCCCTTATAACAAAAAATGATTTGCAAGTCGTTGATTGTCCTAGAGATTAAGACCTTCCTACTAAGTTCAGGGTTATCTTTTATCTCCTTGTTATAgaatatcgtttgtaaaaaatgaaagataaaTTAAAATGGTGTatcaaaatgaatttttttggtcaaatatcaaaattaagagaattatttttttatttattagtttatGGGGTTATGCAGTGAGCTAGGCAAGTAAGAACGAtttaccccaaaaaaaaaagaaataggaAGCTAGTAAAAGACAAACCATAAATACAAGGAAGACCAAGGACTGAAATGCAAAACCCTGAAAATGGGAGATCCACCAGAATCATTAATGGCGACCACGCGGAAACAATTCATTTTACCTTCTTACCCCAAGCCTTTATGGCATATCTGGACCACAATGTTTGAAAGAATAAATTTACTTTTCTattaatctctttttttttctctttttttttgtttaaacagTTACGATTAAACATTTTAATGTTGTATtttgaattatatatatatatttatatatatataagacaaAAATCAAGTATGAgagaaaaatagagaaaaaaaataatattagaagaagagaaaatccAACCCGATGTCGCGAAGGACCTACATGCAAATCAAAGCAAAGTGCAAAGT encodes the following:
- the LOC126582979 gene encoding protein PSK SIMULATOR 1-like — encoded protein: MVAESWFRTLWKTKKKHEAASENAVIGVLAFEVASLMSKLVHLWQFLSDKQVARLSEEITNSVGIKKLVSEDDDFIVGLICAELIENMVHVAKSVARLAKNCTDPALKSFENAFTDWINHGVDPYGWEFSFKRMESKAKKMEKFISANANLYEEMEVLTELEQTLRRMKGTDDLDGLNLIEFQKKVVWKRQEVKNLKDVSLWNRTYDYIVILLARALFTMFSRIKHVFGIQQMADAGATKDSGIINSDHINRSNSVSALMQSSARPSENGLPRFASGPLGRFSNISGPTPETKKTNNFFSGPLGGSIAKSGPISGKNRDVNFYSGPLGRSTTKSGPIAATNRAVRKLWKSHDHSLPNHEKKPHTKSNRLTQVGPFKGCMITANSSPVANCYLNSDGVRSSILNVARDTSGNVLTSGNKFHPGPSIFSSKGRLLDAPPETLGAAALALHYANVIIVIEKLVASPHLIGLDARDDLYNMLPANVRATLRARLKPYSKSLSSSVYDTVLAGEWNEAMAGILEWLAPLAHNMIRWQSERSFEQQSLVSRTHVLLVQTLYFANQQKIEATITELLVGLNYVWRFGREVNAKALLESASSRMYDEFLDVDG